The nucleotide sequence AACCCAATCCGGTTCGTTGAGGTTCCTGTTGTGCTCATTCTGATTCTTGTACTGGCTGTTGGTTTCGTCGCTTTTACAAACGGGGCGAATGCCAATTTCAAGGGCGTGGCGTCGTTGTACGGTAGCGGTACAGCGACCTTACGCACCGCTCTGTGGTGGGGAACGGCAGCGACATTTGCCGGCTCCATCGCAGCTGCCTTTATTGCGGAAGGCTTGCTCAAAAAATTTAGCGGTCGAGGCATCGTTCCGGACACGTTAATCGAGTCGCCCGAGTTTCTGGCCGCCGTCGCGATCGGAGCGGCACTCACCAGCTTCTTCGCGACGCGACTGGGTTTCCCCGTCTCCACGACGCATGCACTGGTCGGAGCACTCATGGGAGCGGGACTGGCGGGAAATGGCACGGAAGTCCATTTCGAGGCCCTCGGAAAGAACTTTCTGTTTCCGCTCTTTTTCAGTCCTGCTGTCGCAGCATTGCTCGGGGGAGTTTCGTATCTCATTTTAAAATGCCTCCGTCTGGCGCCCGATCATCGGACGCGAACCCTGGACGTCCTGCATTATCTCAGCGCCGGTGCAGCCAGCTTTGCGCGAGGACTCAACGATACGCCCAAAATGGCCGCACTGCTTTTGACCGTTCCTCATCTGGACATGCGCTGGGGCTATCTGGCGGTCGCAGTCATGATTGCTCTGGGGGGACTGCTCGACGCGGACAAGGTGGCGGAAACGTTGGGGAAAAAGGTGACGGCCATGAATCCCGGCCAGGGCTTCGCTGCCTCGCTGGTCACTGCGGGCCTGGTCACGACGGCAAGTTTCCACAGCTTGCCAGTGAGTACGACGCATGTCAGTGTCGGGTCGTTGCTGGGGATCGGTGTAGTGACTCGACAGGCCCACT is from Schlesneria sp. DSM 10557 and encodes:
- a CDS encoding anion permease, whose product is MLILILVLAVGFVAFTNGANANFKGVASLYGSGTATLRTALWWGTAATFAGSIAAAFIAEGLLKKFSGRGIVPDTLIESPEFLAAVAIGAALTSFFATRLGFPVSTTHALVGALMGAGLAGNGTEVHFEALGKNFLFPLFFSPAVAALLGGVSYLILKCLRLAPDHRTRTLDVLHYLSAGAASFARGLNDTPKMAALLLTVPHLDMRWGYLAVAVMIALGGLLDADKVAETLGKKVTAMNPGQGFAASLVTAGLVTTASFHSLPVSTTHVSVGSLLGIGVVTRQAHWRKVVEILVAWVSTVPCGALLAAIAYMIISRV